The Fragaria vesca subsp. vesca linkage group LG2, FraVesHawaii_1.0, whole genome shotgun sequence genome includes a window with the following:
- the LOC101307353 gene encoding disease resistance response protein 206-like, translating into MANTSLPLVLTVFISLVVSFTEAKWAESAAAKKEATPSETTVTNLQFYFHDTISGKNPSAVRVAQASDTEKSPTLFGALLMADDPLTETPDPNSKLLGRAQGMYGSSGQQEFGLIMAMSFAFTEGTYNGSSISIFGKNPITNPIRELPVVGGTGIFRSARGYAIAHTHWFNNDSGDAIVGYNLTVVH; encoded by the coding sequence ATGGCAAACACATCTCTGCCTCTGGTGTTGACGGTGTTCATCTCCTTGGTGGTGTCCTTCACGGAGGCGAAATGGGCTGAGTCTGCGGCGGCGAAAAAGGAAGCAACACCGTCTGAGACTACAGTAACCAACCTCCAGTTCTACTTCCACGACACAATCAGTGGGAAGAACCCTAGCGCCGTACGTGTGGCGCAAGCCTCCGACACCGAAAAGTCCCCGACGCTTTTCGGAGCCTTACTCATGGCCGACGACCCACTCACCGAGACTCCCGACCCCAATTCCAAGCTGCTCGGCCGGGCACAAGGGATGTACGGGTCCTCTGGTCAGCAGGAGTTTGGGTTGATTATGGCCATGAGCTTTGCTTTCACAGAAGGTACGTACAATGGTAGCTCCATTAGTATTTTTGGAAAAAATCCGATCACGAATCCGATTAGGGAGTTGCCGGTTGTGGGTGGAACTGGGATTTTCCGGTCGGCTCGTGGATATGCGATTGCTCATACGCATTGGTTCAATAATGACAGTGGCGATGCGATTGTAGGATACAATCTAACTGTAGTTCACTAG